The following coding sequences are from one Odontesthes bonariensis isolate fOdoBon6 chromosome 10, fOdoBon6.hap1, whole genome shotgun sequence window:
- the LOC142389824 gene encoding poly(rC)-binding protein 2-like isoform X2 — MCFVFCVKQKRRVESDHTAASLPSSPDPFKTPSRTSPLPPLPPYPPPEHTSRDGSDIQPLTKNSLCGPVYCLDYAAAMDSSLVEGGLNVTLTIRLLMHGKEVGSIIGKKGESVKKMREESGARINISEGNCPERIITLAGPTTSIFKAFSMIIEKLEEDISTSMTNSTATSKPPVTMRLVVPASQCGSLIGKGGCKIKEIRESAGAQVQVAGDMLPNSTERAITVAGTPQSIIECVKQICVVMLESPPKGVTIPYRPKPSGSPVIFAGGQAYAVQGQHAIPQPDLTKLHQLAMQQSPFPIAHSNQGFQAGMDASAQTGSHELTIPNDLIGCIIGRQGAKINEIRQMSGAQIKIANPVEGSTDRQVTITGSHASISLAEYLINARLSSEATGLAAN, encoded by the exons atgtgttttgtcttttgtgttaagcagaagagaagagtgGAGTCCGATCACACAGCGGCGTCTCTTCCCTCTTCCCCGGATCCTTTCAAAACTCCCTCCCGAACCTCTCCCCTTCCACCCTTGCCACCCTACCCACCCCCTGAACACACTTCAAGGGACGGTTCGG ACATACAGCCGCTAACCAAAAACTCACTTTGTGGGCCAGTGTATTGTTTGGATTACGCTGCAGCGATGGACTCGAGTCTGGTTGAAGGAGGACTTAATGTCACCTTAACCATCAGGCTACTCATGCACGGGAAG GAGGTTGGAAGTATCATTGGCAAG AAAGGAGAGTCGGTGAAGAAGATGAGAGAGGAG AGTGGCGCTCGCATCAACATCTCGGAGGGGAACTGCCCGGAGAGGATCATAACCCTCGCGGGTCCCACCACCTCCATATTTAAAGCCTTCTCCATGATCATTGAGAAACTGGAGGAG GACATCAGCACCTCAATGACTAACAGTACAGCCACCAGCAAACCGCCAGTCACCATGCGCCTCGTTGTGCCTGCCAGCCAGTGCGGCTCGCTCATCGGCAAGGGGGGCTGTAAGATCAAAGAGATCCGAGAG TCGGCAGGAGCTCAGGTACAAGTAGCAGGGGACATGCTGCCCAACTCAACAGAACGTGCCATCACCGTTGCAGGGACCCCACAGTCCATCATCGAGTGCGTCAAGCAGATCTGCGTCGTCATGCTAGAG tctccaCCAAAAGGAGTGACCATCCCGTACAGACCCAAACCCTCAGGCTCTCCTGTCATCTTTGCAGGTGGTCAG GCTTACGCTGTCCAAGGGCAGCACGCCATTCCACAGCCTGAT CTCACCAAACTTCACCAGCTGGCAATGCAGCAGAGCCCTTTCCCCATTGCACACAGCAACCAGGGCTTCCAGG CTGGGATGGATGCCTCTGCACAAACTGGCTCTCATGAGCTGACCATTCCAAATGAT CTGATCGGCTGCATCATCGGCCGTCAGGGCGCAAAGATCAATGAGATCCGTCAGATGTCAGGGGCTCAGATCAAGATCGCCAACCCAGTGGAGGGCTCCACTGACAGACAGGTCACCATCACCGGCTCCCACGCCAGTATCAGCTTGGCCGAGTACTTGATCAATGCCCG GCTGTCCTCTGAAGCTACTGGACTTGCAGCCAACTGA
- the LOC142389824 gene encoding poly(rC)-binding protein 2-like isoform X1 has translation MCFVFCVKQKRRVESDHTAASLPSSPDPFKTPSRTSPLPPLPPYPPPEHTSRDGSDIQPLTKNSLCGPVYCLDYAAAMDSSLVEGGLNVTLTIRLLMHGKEVGSIIGKKGESVKKMREESGARINISEGNCPERIITLAGPTTSIFKAFSMIIEKLEEDISTSMTNSTATSKPPVTMRLVVPASQCGSLIGKGGCKIKEIRESAGAQVQVAGDMLPNSTERAITVAGTPQSIIECVKQICVVMLESPPKGVTIPYRPKPSGSPVIFAGGQAYAVQGQHAIPQPDVSEGPSLTKLHQLAMQQSPFPIAHSNQGFQAGMDASAQTGSHELTIPNDLIGCIIGRQGAKINEIRQMSGAQIKIANPVEGSTDRQVTITGSHASISLAEYLINARLSSEATGLAAN, from the exons atgtgttttgtcttttgtgttaagcagaagagaagagtgGAGTCCGATCACACAGCGGCGTCTCTTCCCTCTTCCCCGGATCCTTTCAAAACTCCCTCCCGAACCTCTCCCCTTCCACCCTTGCCACCCTACCCACCCCCTGAACACACTTCAAGGGACGGTTCGG ACATACAGCCGCTAACCAAAAACTCACTTTGTGGGCCAGTGTATTGTTTGGATTACGCTGCAGCGATGGACTCGAGTCTGGTTGAAGGAGGACTTAATGTCACCTTAACCATCAGGCTACTCATGCACGGGAAG GAGGTTGGAAGTATCATTGGCAAG AAAGGAGAGTCGGTGAAGAAGATGAGAGAGGAG AGTGGCGCTCGCATCAACATCTCGGAGGGGAACTGCCCGGAGAGGATCATAACCCTCGCGGGTCCCACCACCTCCATATTTAAAGCCTTCTCCATGATCATTGAGAAACTGGAGGAG GACATCAGCACCTCAATGACTAACAGTACAGCCACCAGCAAACCGCCAGTCACCATGCGCCTCGTTGTGCCTGCCAGCCAGTGCGGCTCGCTCATCGGCAAGGGGGGCTGTAAGATCAAAGAGATCCGAGAG TCGGCAGGAGCTCAGGTACAAGTAGCAGGGGACATGCTGCCCAACTCAACAGAACGTGCCATCACCGTTGCAGGGACCCCACAGTCCATCATCGAGTGCGTCAAGCAGATCTGCGTCGTCATGCTAGAG tctccaCCAAAAGGAGTGACCATCCCGTACAGACCCAAACCCTCAGGCTCTCCTGTCATCTTTGCAGGTGGTCAG GCTTACGCTGTCCAAGGGCAGCACGCCATTCCACAGCCTGATGTAAGTGAAGGGCCCTCT CTCACCAAACTTCACCAGCTGGCAATGCAGCAGAGCCCTTTCCCCATTGCACACAGCAACCAGGGCTTCCAGG CTGGGATGGATGCCTCTGCACAAACTGGCTCTCATGAGCTGACCATTCCAAATGAT CTGATCGGCTGCATCATCGGCCGTCAGGGCGCAAAGATCAATGAGATCCGTCAGATGTCAGGGGCTCAGATCAAGATCGCCAACCCAGTGGAGGGCTCCACTGACAGACAGGTCACCATCACCGGCTCCCACGCCAGTATCAGCTTGGCCGAGTACTTGATCAATGCCCG GCTGTCCTCTGAAGCTACTGGACTTGCAGCCAACTGA